Proteins encoded in a region of the Uloborus diversus isolate 005 chromosome 1, Udiv.v.3.1, whole genome shotgun sequence genome:
- the LOC129218941 gene encoding uncharacterized protein LOC129218941 (The sequence of the model RefSeq protein was modified relative to this genomic sequence to represent the inferred CDS: added 34 bases not found in genome assembly) has protein sequence MGITDEQKDKSGKSKPPLLPKPCISSPAGSGEHVIPQMVITSADDVPEELQNGSEATTVPIPTSIEAASAAANVEEEAKNESTEAVHQRPLTIGACEDAPVDSIPNTPEAKSSDGLIHSTAQRPLMFESEKPLSHVDSSGLETDLNGSSSPTSSSQMPAPTTLQRPLVFDGSASQTETVNTTSSEPGHIGADYIQEAPAGEKSTSVLDVVDQEETEFITNTEKSKVNNFSWIPNFSKMHASSKEAKSVHDEPVKKDHLTSQRDEKAHSKKDGMHGDEHAHSKKDEMHGDEKAHSKKDGMHGVKKFFDSFRQDTTHETKDKSEQLNKDALVCESAKEEHKEKHGLKNLFGFSKPDCEVNEKNNSSKDSKMVNKDHKDIKDNVKYFFDSFKHDTANQKHVPTLQDETVQSSDRETVQKMHSKESKHGLKNFFDSFVHESSDLEKRKSKNLDEINNEMKNIEDKTIVNKFLDNFRHEKEQKEKPKTAVFHNDQEVATSMKCVVESPKQVKFFSNQEIDAIPDKTKTEGESKASGKNSTHGVKKFFDSFKHETVKDQNVPESPKPLEDKQKDSVHGMKKFFDSFKHEEQNTACSSIPKTSETCDKKQKDNLSAVKKFFDSLKHEEHDSNRSPEASVPSDKMVKKEKDNDMKVSFQQGKEAEYSQEYDASKVSKSNEHGISIAITQEGDKAVEIIDFPKPAIVSEKKEKETLHGVKKFFDSFKHEAHPEQKNTELVKDPEQGDKVHKEKHGVKKFFESFKHETPENKDTKERVDSKHGGIKRSQSFKETTSEKEPGRSVKNFFDFSHKGITKVSSQPHVSFDKDEHIYDFVDTSVTQSCSAGAPNQAGSSKHSEEKHKDSHQSVKKLFDSFRFKDSKPKVTKHSEAAPRNSSEIPLEGSESINATAIRKIESQSSKTTELVSHAKVPDPTTKSVPKSSEQPQKVEIKSVPQIQIQEPSAAVETKHSVLSTIGENILAMKDKVMSSKEVKKKEVSKIDNSKFQEYDLQNCEQRQSDELPGTYKPLSDSIPSQDKYVRPKVSPSTSAATLPSDGAKNSKQKANLESSTPETLYDTCCLRIAVLLRDKALEIVSDQTKTPPQKPPKPSAEAIAKARAASVSKRLQELQCKSHSIGDNIPVGFDGIRFADDETESSCDYKDVENFDYIMDYELINRYKFDNKFDTFSVPSTCSGMTSYYTADTVTLKDETYSDALMETISLTDAESCVRNLSTSNVAATKSTPSLNSTSKLKDSKKQPLIKIFSSEKEKVTKKQFVPEVKPRALSTGQSGVKKVPPPLPPKPVLTPKPKSPFTSSMSPQENKPVSPCINGLSLSPRLQTKFSKESVATQKRPLMVADVKETHFLSLRQVKSKDSQGKTLKDRKFDTVLKNESLKHIPSAVHSPLSASKSSPPDFTENTNDVTSVMSRKISPQRPPPPIISIRKEDSKQVVREYKPSPPQKPKRDGMSMASKINKEKRTISPPRPPPPSKSALAKCPPRPPPPTSADLNFSKSTDPILTQSSEKNVDDNANNIDDSLKLYNVEVRQNEIDGQAHDVMVNIPSTSYETTHLASESPVTFDVSGVDLENNVISTETAQDVKISSFVANEQESSLPEVSKKVTSHFDLKAEVPKPPPRTRRIRSRTVEIVPLEKSVDSRLRRSQSLSDVDEEKKVSFLNADKSSKANELKSLYTKINKEVKKSPSNISINNEPGLSSAENVSSRPLPAPPPPPRRFRSLDRKSMKKDKETDDKVKQEVKESKFSTEAESRHFSSINNSEEHPETEDVSKSLQRDLHFDSSSLRPPRKKRTEKHRFLSLHGDEKIQKISSFKHDLESKLQRSSSEPLKPDRRLKQLSDPKYDENANVAFPVLAEVHCNPKLDECGNEILELSTELPEQNVAPLPHKRRNPRTKSQSSWYDQHEPEEEPWEMMNWSAADDAEIKTHIYPTAPLRRKSDPGKKIRETSKFYVDVEQGTETLPLVDKETSPLPLDCSEKSVQTSLETLSHGIESREEESEDTDELLNLAQNLQNELKIIINRHKSVSEGLDDDSNTPPLSAASSEKNLEDSDSKLREKSALSVRSSTSDLWPLSSSDESEGELAQEGSSSLTEIARTRKQKKIFYVAQEIMTSEEVFVDALKLLNVDFKAAVDSANKQRNSVVIPDDVLSQIFNHLPQLQHLNENLLMELKDRIENWDRTGKIADVIVKMGPFLKLYSWYIHDFEANLSLLEESKKKYPLFAQVVKEFEMSARCKRLALNHFMLKPIQRIPQYRLLLQEYLHHLSEESPDYQDTVAALQIVSEVANHANESMKQGDNAQKLISIQNSIMGHKEIIKPGRIFIKEGELMKLSRKGMQPRWFVLFNDLLLYLTPVQQGLYRINHELPLTGMKVAIPIQQDYQNEFSIISVTRSFTLAAKSPEERQEWIVALTKSIEENASKRRTFPNARLQQKAQDKSSEDDDVGFVLGRKAPVWIPDARVTMCQLCTSEFTVTFRRHHCRACGKVVCSICSSNRISLPYLGNRIARVCDECHTKLGPGSSACTESGETDSDNQQIAVKSHLRSEHRHVKKNRRNLPSVLKEVCANDQGSTISGYLQKRSGKNWKKDWFVIKDKVLYEYRASEDVAALRSVPLLGYQIEAFSECYENVEPNLLFQLTHPGQAPLIFHADTIVSAQRWVAALKDATVL, from the exons GTAAATCAAAACCACCTCTTCTTCCCAAGCCATGTATAAGTTCTCCTGCTGGCTCtggagaacatgttatcccacaAATGGTTATTACATCTGCTGATGATGTACCCGAAGAGCTGCAGAATGGTAGTGAAGCCACCACAGTACCTATTCCCACCTCTATTGAAGCAGCAAGCGCTGCTGCTAATGTTGAGGAAGAAGCGAAAAACGAATCAACTGAAGCTGTGCACCAAAGACCCTTAACTATtgg TGCATGTGAAGATGCGCCAGTTGATTCAATACCAAATACACCTGAAGCTAAATCTTCAGATGGCCTAATTCATTCAACAGCTCAAAGACCTTTAATGTTCGA GTCCGAGAAACCCCTTAGTCATGTTGACAGTTCTGGTTTGGAAACAGACTTAAATGGTTCTTCATCCCCTACCTCTTCATCTCAAATGCCAGCACCTACTACATTGCAGAGACCCCTAGTGTTTGA TGGCTCTGCATCACAAACAGAAACTGTTAATACTACAAGTTCTGAGCCAGGACATATTGGGGCAGACTATATACAAGAAGC gCCTGCTGGTGAAAAATCTACATCTGTTCTTGATGTTGTTGATCAAGAAGAAACAGAATTTATAACAAATACTGAAAAATCAAAagtgaataatttttcctggattcccaatttttcaaaaatgcatgctTCATCTAAAGAAGCAAAATCGGTTCATGATGAGCCTGTTAAAAAAGATCATTTGACTTCTCAGAGGGATGAAAAGGCTCACTCAAAGAAAGATGGAATGCATGGGGATGAACACGCTCATTCTAAGAAAGATGAAATGCATGGGGATGAAAAAGCACATTCTAAGAAAGATGGAATGCATGGTGTTAAGAAATTCTTTGATTCTTTTAGACAAGATACAACTCATGAAACAAAAGATAAATCTGAACAGCTAAACAAAGATGCTCTTGTGTGTGAGTCAGCCAAAGAAGAACATAAAGAAAAGCATGGTTTGAAAAACTTATTTGGTTTTTCCAAGCCTGACTGTGAAGTAAATGAGAAGAATAACTCAAGCAAAGATTCAAAAATGGTCAACAAGGATCATAAAGACATCAAAGATaacgtgaaatatttttttgattcttTTAAACATGATACTGCAAACCAGAAACACGTTCCTACATTGCAAGATGAAACAGTTCAGTCTTCAGACAGGGAAACAGTGCAAAAAATGCACAGTAAGGAATCAAAGCATggattaaaaaatttctttgattcATTTGTACATGAAAGTAGTGATCTTGAAAAAAGGAAGTCAAAAAATTTGgatgaaataaataatgaaatgaaaaatattgaagataAAACAATTGTCAATAAATTTCTAGATAATTTTCGTCatgaaaaagagcaaaaagaaaaaccaaaaacagctgtttttcataATGATCAAGAAGTAGCTACGAGTATGAAATGTGTTGTAGAATCTCccaaacaagtaaaattcttttcAAATCAAGAAATAGATGCAATCCCAGATAAAACGAAAACTGAGGGGGAATCAAAAGCTTCTGGTAAAAATTCTACTCATggagttaaaaagttttttgactctTTCAAACATGAAACAGTAAAAGATCAAAATGTTCCAGAATCACCAAAACCTCTTGAAGATAAACAGAAAGATAGTGTACACGGAATGAAAAAGTTCTTTGATTCCTTTAAGCATGAAGAGCAAAATACAGCTTGTTCAAGTATACCCAAAACTTCGGAAACTTGTGATAAAAAGCAAAAAGATAATTTGTCTGCTGTGAAGAAGTTCTTTGATTCACTGAAACATGAGGAGCATGATTCTAATAGAAGCCCTGAAGCCTCAGTACCCTCCGACAAAAtggttaaaaaagaaaaggacaACGACATGAAAGTATCCTTTCAGCAAGGGAAGGAGGCAGAATATTCTCAAGAATATGATGCTAGCAAAGTTAGTAAGAGCAATGAGCATGGCATCTCCATTGCTATCACTCAGGAAGGGGACAAAGCAGTTGAAATTATTGATTTTCCTAAGCCTGCTATAGtaagtgaaaagaaagaaaaagaaactttacaTGGGGTAAAGaagttttttgattcatttaaacATGAAGCACATCCGGaacaaaaaaatacagaattagtTAAAGATCCAGAGCAAGGAGATAAGGTGCATAAAGAAAAGCATggtgtcaaaaaattttttgagtctTTCAAACATGAAACTCCTGAAAATAAAGATACAAAAGAAAGAGTTGATTCAAAGCATGGTGGAATAAAACGCTCTCAATCTTTTAAAGAAACTACTTCTGAGAAAGAGCCAGGAAGAAGtgttaaaaatttctttgatttTAGTCACAAAGGTATTACTAAAGTGTCTAGTCAACCTCATGTTTCTTTTGATAAAGATGAACATATTTATGACTTTGTTGACACATCAGTTACACAATCCTGTAGTGCTGGTGCTCCAAATCAAGCAGGTTCTTCAAAACATTCTGAAGAAAAGCACAAAGATAGTCACCAAAGTGTGAAGAAACTTTTTGATTCTTTTCGTTTTAAGGATTCGAAACCAAAAGTTACAAAACACTCTGAAGCTGCCCCAAGAAATAGTTCAGAAATTCCATTGGAAGGATCTGAATCTATTAATGCTACTGCTATCAGAAAAATTGAATCTCAAAGTTCAAAGACAACTGAATTAGTTAGTCATGCAAAAGTTCCTGATCCAACTACCAAATCAGTTCCAAAGTCTTCTGAACAACcccagaaagttgaaataaaaagtgTTCCACAGATTCAAATTCAGGAACCATCTGCTGCAGTTGAGACTAAACATTCTGTCTTAAGCACAATTGGAGAAAACATCCTTGCCATGAAAGATAAAGTAATGAGTTCGAAAGAAGTAAAGAAGAAAGAAGTGTCAAAAATTGACAATTCTAAATTTCAAGAATATGATTTACAAAACTGTGAACAAAGACAATCAGATGAACTCCCGGGCACCTATAAACCTTTGTCTGATTCAATACCTTCTCAGGATAAATATGTCAGGCCGAAAGTTTCCCCCTCTACCTCTGCAGCTACTCTGCCTTCTGATGGTGCAAAAAATTCCAAACAGAAAGCAAACCTTGAGTCTAGCACTCCTGAGACTTTGTACGATACTTGTTGTTTGAGGATAGCTGTCTTATTAAGAGATAAGGCTTTGGAAATAGTTTCTGATCAGACAAAAACACCACCTCAAAAACCTCCAAAGCCATCGGCTGAAGCTATTGCAAAAGCTCGTGCGGCATCTGTTTCAAAGCGACTTCAAGAGCTGCAGTGCAAAAGTCACAGTATTGGTGATAACATTCCTGTAGGTTTTGACGGTATTAGATTTGCTGATGATGAGACTGAGTCATCATGTGATTACAAAGATGTTGAGAATTTTGATTACATTATGGATTATGAATTAATTAATAGATATAAATTTGACAATAAATTTGATACTTTTAGTGTTCCTAGTACTTGTAGTGGTATGACTAGTTATTATACTGCTGACACAGTGACCTTGAAGGATGAAACTTATTCTGATGCTCTGATGGAGACAATAAGCCTAACAGATGCTGAATCTTGTGTAAGGAACCTATCAACTTCCAATGTTGCTGCTACAAAAAGTACACCATCTTTAAATTCCACCTCTAAATTAAAAGATTCCAAAAAGCagccattaattaaaatatttagcagtgaaaaagaaaaagtaaccaAAAAACAATTTGTGCCTGAAGTAAAACCAAGAGCACTCAGTACTGGCCAAAGTGGTGTGAAAAAAGTCCCACCTCCTCTGCCGCCTAAGCCAGTTTTGACACCCAAACCAAAGTCTCCTTTCACTTCTTCAATGTCACCTCAAGAAAATAAACCAGTGTCTCCATGTATAAATGGATTATCTCTTTCTCCTAGACTGCAAACAAAATTTTCGAAAGAATCGGTTGCTACTCAGAAACGACCTCTTATGGTAGCTGATGTGAAAGAGACTCACTTCTTAAGCTTACGCCAAGTCAAATCCAAAGATAGTCAAGGAAAGACACTAAAAGATAGAAAATTTGATACTGTCTTGAAAAATGAATCCTTAAAGCATATACCATCTGCAGTACACTCTCCTCTTTCTGCCTCTAAGTCATCTCCTCCAGATTTTACAGAGAATACTAATGATGTGACTTCAGTAATGTCTAGAAAAATATCTCCTCAAAGGCCACCTCCACCTATAATATCAATTCGTAAAGAAGATTCTAAGCAAGTTGTGAGAGAATACAAACCCTCTCCACCTCAAAAACCAAAGCGTGATGGCATGTCTATGGCAtcaaaaattaacaaagaaaagAGAACTATTTCTCCACCAAGACCACCACCTCCTAGCAAAAGTGCCTTAGCTAAATGTCCTCCAAGGCCACCACCACCTACTTCtgctgatttaaattttagtaagTCAACTGATCCAATTCTTACtcaaagttctgaaaaaaatgttgatgataatgcaaataacattgacgatagtttaaaattatataatgtaGAAGTAAGACAAAATGAGATAGATGGTCAAGCTCATGATGTAATGGTCAATATTCCCTCAACTTCTTACGAAACAACACATTTAGCTTCTGAGAGTCCGGTTACTTTTGATGTATCAGGAGTAGATCTTGAGAATAATGTTATTTCAACTGAGACTGCTCAGGATGTTAAAATTAGTTCTTTTGTTGCTAATGAACAAGAATCTTCATTGCCAGAAGTATCGAAAAAAGTCACAAGTCACTTTGACCTCAAAGCTGAAGTACCAAAGCCACCTCCTAGAACTCGTAGAATACGGTCTAGAACTGTAGAAATAGTTCCTCTTGAAAAATCAGTAGATTCAAGACTTCGAAGAAGTCAATCCTTATCTGATgttgatgaagaaaaaaaggtGTCTTTTCTGAATGCAGACAAGTCTTCTAAAGCAAATGAATTAAAATCTTTATACACAAAAATCAATAAAGAAGTTAAAAAATCCccatcaaatatttcaattaacaATGAGCCTGGTCTATCAAGTGCAGAAAATGTTTCATCTCGTCCCTTGCCTGCTCCACCCCCACCACCTCGTAGATTCCGGTCCCTTGATAGGAAGTCCATGAAAAAAGACAAAGAAACAGATGACAAAGTTAAGCAAGAAGTCAAAGAATCAAAATTTTCTACAGAAGCGGAAAGTAGACATTTTTCTTCTATTAATAACAGTGAAGAACATCCTGAAACTGAGGATGTTTCTAAATCTCTTCAGCGTGATCTGCATTTTGACAGCTCAAGTTTGAGGCCCCCTAGgaagaaaagaactgaaaaacACAGGTTTCTCAGTCTTCATGGAGatgaaaaaattcagaaaattagtTCATTTAAGCATGACTTAGAATCCAAACTTCAGCGTTCATCAAGTGAACCTTTAAAGCCAGACAGGAGATTGAAGCAGCTTTCTGATCCTAAATATGATGAAAATGCAAATGTTGCTTTTCCAGTTCTGGCTGAAGTTCATTGCAATCCGAAGCTAGATGAATGTGGAAATGAAATTCTTGAGCTGTCAACTGAGTTACCTGAGCAAAATGTAGCTCCTCTTCCTCATAAGAGAAGAAATCCAAGAACTAAATCTCAATCAAGTTGGTATGATCAACATGAGCCTGAGGAAGAACCTTGGGAAATGATGAATTGGAGTGCAGCTGATGATGCTGAGATTAAGACACACATCTACCCAACTGCTCCTTTGAGACGTAAATCAGATCCTGGGAAAAAAATTCgtgaaacttcaaaattttatgtaGATGTAGAGCAAGGTACAGAAACATTGCCATTGGTGGATAAAGAAACTTCTCCACTTCCTCTAGATTGTTCAGAAAAATCTGTCCAAACTTCTTTAGAAACATTATCACATGGAATTGAATCTCGTGAAGAGGAATCAGAAGATACTGATGAATTATTGAATCTTGCCCAAAATTTACAAAATGAGTTGAAGATTATAATAAATAGGCATAAGTCTGTGAGTGAAGGGCTTGATGACGATAGCAACACACCTCCTTTGTCTGCTgcaagttcagaaaaaaatttggaggattcAGACAGCAAACTGCGAGAGAAGAGCGCACTCAGTGTTCGTTCTTCCACTTCCGACTTGTGGCCCTTGTCTTCTTCTGATGAAAGTGAAGGTGAGTTGGCTCAAGAAGGATCATCAAGCCTAACAGAAATTGCACGGACTAGGAAGCAGAAGAAAATTTTCTATGTTGCTCAAGAAATAATGACATCTGAGGAAGTGTTTGTTGATGCTTTGAAATTATTAAAtgtg GATTTCAAAGCTGCTGTGGATAGTGCAAACAAGCAACGAAATTCAGTTGTTATACCAGATGATGTACTGAGCCAGATATTTAACCATCTACCTCAATTACAgcatttgaatgaaaatttgctcatgGAATTAAAAGATCGAATTGAAAATTG gGACAGGACAGGGAAGATTGCTGATGTTATTGTGAAAATGGGGCCATTTCTGAAACTGTATTCATGGTATATACATGACTTTGAAGCAAATCTCTCATTATTGGAAGAGTCAAAAAAGAAGTATCCGTTGTTTGCTCAAGTTGTCAAAGAATTTGAG ATGAGTGCACGGTGCAAAAGATTGGCCTTGAATCACTTCATGCTGAAACCCATTCAGCGAATACCACAATATCGTCTGTTGCTTCAAGAATACCTACACCATTTATCCGAAGAATCTCCCGACTACCAAGACACAGTTGCTGCCCTTCAGATTGTCAGTGAAGTAGCTAACCATGCTAACGAAAGTATGAAACAAGGT gATAATGCTCAGAAGCTGATATCAATACAAAACAGCATCATGGGACACAAAGAAATTATCAAACCTGGAAGA ATATTTATTAAGGAAGGAGAATTAATGAAATTATCCAGAAAAGGAATGCAACCAAGGTGGTTTGTTttg TTCAATGACTTGCTGTTGTACCTTACACCTGTTCAGCAGGGTCTGTACAGAATAAACCATGAATTGCCCTTAACTGGCATGAAAGTAGCTATCCCAATACAGCAAGACTATCAAAATGAATTCAGTATTATATCTGTCACTCGTTCTTTTACTTTAGCAGCAAA aTCTCCAGAAGAAAGACAGGAATGGATTGTAGCTTTGACTAAATCCATTGAAGAAAATGCTTCAAAGAGAAGAACATTCCCAAATGCCAGACTTCAGcaaaaa GCACAAGACAAATCCTCTGAGGATGATGATGTAGGTTTTGTTCTTGGCCGGAAAGCTCCAGTTTGGATTCCAGATGCAAGAGTAACAATGTGCCAATTATGTACAAGTGAATTTACGGTTACTTTTCGTCGCCATCATTGTAGAGCTTGTGGAAAA